A single genomic interval of Brevibacillus brevis harbors:
- a CDS encoding acyl-CoA thioesterase, with translation MTPIIHSHRLRVRYGETDQMGVVYHTNYLNWFEVGRTELIRHAGITYRELEEKGVLLPVTDANISYKQPARYDDEVEIRTRVKELSPVRLTFAYEIVRLPDQQPLVSGETMHVFTNTALRPIRLSRAEPDIYDWLDSQHKGGE, from the coding sequence ATGACTCCCATTATTCATTCCCATCGATTGCGTGTCCGCTATGGCGAAACCGATCAGATGGGTGTGGTCTACCATACGAATTACTTGAACTGGTTTGAAGTAGGACGAACAGAATTGATTCGCCATGCGGGGATCACCTATCGTGAGCTGGAGGAAAAAGGCGTACTTCTGCCTGTCACAGATGCGAACATCTCTTACAAACAGCCCGCCCGCTATGACGATGAGGTAGAAATACGGACGAGAGTAAAAGAGCTCAGTCCTGTCCGTCTCACTTTTGCATACGAGATTGTTAGATTGCCTGACCAACAGCCGTTGGTCTCAGGAGAGACGATGCATGTATTTACCAACACAGCTTTGAGGCCGATTCGCTTGTCACGAGCCGAGCCTGACATCTATGATTGGTTGGACTCCCAGCATAAAGGAGGGGAATAA
- a CDS encoding FxsA family protein: MFRFFAILFVVAFGLELWGLITIGSWIGGWNTVVLVILTGILGAWLARQQGMQVFRMLQHQLSRGQMPTDSLIDGVLILIGGILLLLPGFVTDVIGLVFLIPYTRMIIRHLLKRWLWNLISSGRVQLFFRR; the protein is encoded by the coding sequence ATGTTCCGCTTTTTTGCCATTCTATTTGTCGTTGCGTTTGGATTAGAGCTTTGGGGGCTTATTACCATTGGATCGTGGATCGGTGGTTGGAATACAGTCGTGCTCGTCATTCTCACGGGGATATTGGGGGCTTGGCTCGCAAGACAGCAGGGGATGCAAGTATTCCGGATGCTCCAACACCAGTTGTCGCGTGGGCAAATGCCTACGGATTCACTTATCGATGGTGTTTTGATTTTGATCGGTGGCATTTTGCTCTTGTTGCCTGGATTCGTCACGGATGTGATTGGACTGGTCTTCCTCATTCCGTACACACGGATGATTATTCGTCATCTGTTGAAGCGTTGGCTGTGGAATCTCATCTCGTCTGGTCGTGTTCAATTGTTTTTCCGCCGCTAA
- the ytvI gene encoding sporulation integral membrane protein YtvI, which yields MNQENWVERLFQIIRLLWVCLLVYVGIWVFQHATPLLYPFIIALVIALIINKPVTFMTKKFRIPRWLSVIIALLVLMLLAGGVVTLIITETVVEIGELAKRLPVVAQELAHYLQNTISQDFLMGIYNQIQWFYDQLDPSYKDKLTSTVGSAISTITNVGQDLIVKFLDGLKNLLVSLPNMATVSVISIMGAFFISKDFALWEARARRLLPKGVNSRLDQIFIDLRNALFGFVKAQLTLISLTAAIVIIGLLFMRVEYAITIGLITGLVDLLPYLGTGTVFVPWIIYMFFKGNYTMVIGLSILYGVVLIFRQIIEPKVVAENVGLDPLLTLVALFVGLQLFGFLGLIIGPVSLVMINALVKANVFVDVWGYIRGKKT from the coding sequence TTGAATCAGGAAAACTGGGTAGAGCGCCTCTTTCAAATCATTCGCTTGTTATGGGTTTGCCTGCTTGTCTATGTAGGGATTTGGGTATTCCAACACGCAACACCCTTACTGTACCCATTTATAATCGCTTTAGTCATTGCGCTCATCATCAATAAACCAGTTACGTTCATGACGAAAAAGTTCAGGATTCCACGCTGGCTTTCGGTCATTATCGCGCTCTTGGTTTTGATGCTGCTCGCTGGTGGAGTGGTCACACTGATTATCACGGAAACGGTCGTGGAAATCGGAGAGCTGGCCAAACGCTTGCCAGTCGTTGCACAGGAGCTGGCCCATTATTTGCAAAATACGATTTCTCAAGACTTCTTGATGGGCATTTACAATCAGATTCAGTGGTTTTATGATCAGCTCGATCCAAGTTATAAGGATAAGCTTACCAGTACGGTAGGCAGTGCGATCTCGACCATCACGAATGTCGGGCAGGACTTGATCGTCAAATTTCTGGATGGATTGAAAAATCTGCTTGTCTCACTCCCGAATATGGCAACAGTCTCCGTCATTTCCATCATGGGTGCGTTCTTTATCTCCAAAGATTTTGCTCTTTGGGAAGCGCGGGCTCGTCGTCTTTTGCCAAAAGGAGTAAACAGTCGTCTCGATCAGATTTTTATCGATTTGCGCAATGCCTTGTTCGGGTTCGTCAAGGCGCAGTTGACTCTCATCTCCTTAACCGCCGCCATCGTGATTATTGGTCTGTTGTTCATGCGTGTCGAATACGCAATAACGATTGGCTTGATCACGGGCTTGGTCGATCTCTTGCCTTATCTTGGGACAGGGACGGTCTTTGTTCCTTGGATCATCTACATGTTTTTCAAAGGCAATTACACGATGGTCATCGGCTTATCCATTTTGTACGGGGTCGTATTGATTTTCCGTCAAATTATCGAGCCAAAAGTCGTTGCGGAAAACGTCGGTCTCGACCCTCTCCTCACGCTAGTCGCGCTGTTTGTTGGCCTCCAATTGTTCGGATTCCTGGGCTTGATCATCGGACCTGTTTCACTTGTCATGATCAATGCTTTGGTAAAAGCTAACGTCTTCGTCGATGTATGGGGCTACATCCGTGGAAAGAAAACCTGA